A genomic region of Rhipicephalus sanguineus isolate Rsan-2018 chromosome 3, BIME_Rsan_1.4, whole genome shotgun sequence contains the following coding sequences:
- the LOC119387540 gene encoding uncharacterized protein LOC119387540: MAHVGWALFKMPGKRRCLRKLNGCLGCRFPVLLALALLGAVALLFGGRRDWSNDQWTWLAPKRLLVYSAWAEPRGDVHEVRVISLLAPRGALRGRLLCTLAYLNYSHVQVVAARVEPLNATVLAGHTTGPTNGHSLEPGFVFCPGDPLLQADEVGLRLVDTSHVHWLPVGHAPTNSARPFPDAAPVANVRTARVQTSKFRAVVCALSVFDSVTEDLLLGEFVAHYTELGATDFVFYNRTESRRARTFFGALTTVSSVAYLPWTRHDARPLLAYDCALRMRGYADVLVAVGTDERLVPRRASAEADGGQESGGGGSDDAGNWRLPDVRGSLLVMSRKTFCGADYSEHQGVAMLMPRRRRLGDTHSAGVVAAGLDALLTGTQGSHHSRRVLVHRYSGEECPADGAVVDMSAAEVVRRTLSSQPMILWKALFVG, from the exons ATGGCGCACGTGGGCTGGGCCCTGTTCAAGATGCCGGGAAAGAGGCGCTGCCTGCGCAAGCTCAACGGCTGCCTG GGCTGTCGATTTCCTGTGTTGCTGGCGCTGGCGCTGCTCGGTGCAGTGGCGCTGCTGTTCGGGGGCCGCCGGGACTGGTCCAATGACCAGTGGACGTGGCTGGCGCCCAAACGGCTGCTGGTGTACTCGGCCTGGGCCGAGCCTCGCGGCGACGTGCACGAGGTGCGCGTCATCTCGCTTCTCGCTCCTCGAGGGGCACTCCGGGGACGCCTGCTGTGCACGCTCGCCTACCTCAACTACTCGCACGTACAG GTAGTGGCAGCCCGCGTCGAGCCTCTGAACGCGACGGTGCTGGCGGGTCACACGACGGGTCCCACGAACGGCCATTCGCTCGAGCCGGGTTTCGTGTTCTGTCCGGGCGACCCGCTGCTGCAGGCCGACGAAGTGGGTCTACGCCTGGTCGACACAAGCCACGTGCACTGGCTGCCCGTGGGACACGCGCCTACGAACAGCGCCAGGCCCTTCCCCGACGCCG CGCCAGTCGCCAATGTCCGGACTGCCAGAGTTCAGACCAGCAAGTTCAGGGCAGTGGTGTGCGCTCTGTCCGTATTCGACTCGGTGACCGAGGATCTGCTGCTCGGGGAGTTCGTGGCCCACTACACAGAGCTGGGCGCCACAGACTTCGTCTTCTACAACCGGACGGAGTCGCGGCGAGCTCGCACGTTCTTCGGGGCCCTCACTACG GTGAGCTCGGTCGCGTATCTGCCTTGGACTCGTCACGACGCACGCCCTCTGCTGGCGTACGACtgcgcgctgcgcatgcgcggttaCGCCGACGTCCTGGTCGCTGTGGGCACGGACGAGCGTCTGGTCCCGCGGCGGGCATCGGCCGAAGCCGACGGGGGCCAggaaagcggcggcggcggcagcgacgACGCCGGCAACTGGAGGCTCCCCGACGTGCGGGGTTCGCTACTGGTAATGTCGCGCAAGACCTTCTGCGGAGCGGACTACAGCGAACACCAGGGCGTGGCGATGCTGATGCCGCGCCGCCGCAGACTCGGGGACACCCACTCCGCCGGAGTGGTGGCTGCTGGCCTGGACGCGCTGCTCACCGGCACGCAGGGCTCGCACCACTCGAGACGAGTGCTCGTGCACAG GTATTCCGGCGAAGAGTGTCCCGCCGATGGAGCAGTGGTAGACATGTCGGCAGCTGAAGTCGTGCGTCGGACGCTGTCGTCGCAGCCGATGATCCTATGGAAGGCGCTGTTCGTCGGCTGA